The window CTAATTTGGCCGACTCAGGGTCACATCAAGATCGATGGTGTGATTTTGAGCCCGGCATCTGTTCAAGCGATACGCCGCAAGATCGGCTACGTCACCCAGGACGGTGGTTTATTCCCTCACCTGACGGCGCGGCAAAATATCCTACTGGCAGCGCGCTACTTCAAAGAGGAGCCCGCTGCAGAGGCGCGCCTACCGCACCTACTAGAGATTACAAAACTGACGGCCGATCTCATGGACCGCTTCCCATCGGAACTTTCGGGTGGTCAGAGGCAGCGCATTAGTCTCATACGCGCCCTAGTCCTCGATGCCCCTGTTATTCTGCTCGATGAGCCGATGGGAGCCTTGGATCCTATGATCCGCGCTGACTTACAGACAGATCTAAAGGAAGCATTCACTATGCTCCACAAGACGGTCGTGATCGTCACCCACGATCTAGCCGAGGCGGCCTACCTTGGCGACCAGATTGTGATGATGAACGATGGCAAAATATTGCAGCAAGGTAGTTTTGCTGACCTCGTTAAGCATCCGACTGCTGCCTATGTGACGGACTTTATCGCGGCGCAGCGTCCGATCCCTTGGCCGACCTGATGCGGTAGATAATCGTTTAGCTTCTTCTTCGTTTTTTTTTGAGTATCGCCATGAAATATTCCAATCAATCAGAAGTCATAATCAAGAGTCATGATCGCGCCACATCTAAAGCCATGTGCGCATAGCAAGCCAGTTATCCTGCTTAGCGCACAAAGCCGCCATCTGATAATCACACTTTGTTTTGTTGCGACGGCGCAGCGACCATAATCTCCATGAATTCCCGAGGGACCGAACTCCTTGGGGACTAGGTGGAGCTGGATACCTGGGACGTGACAGTTAGCATGCCTCGGAATACAGAGGTGAATTTTTTGATCACGCGTTTGATGGTACTTACAACATCACCAAAGCGGAAGAACGGCTGTGATACAAGGTGGTTTCTACAATTTAGACAGTGGTCTGACCCTGTGAGAGAATTTATCACTGGGCCGCCACCGCAGCGACGGCAGCGACTATGCACGCCGGGAATGGTTCTCCGGAGATACTCGTGATGAAGGTAGGGATTGAATGACATGGGCACTCCTCTGAAGAGCGACATCTTGTTTAATGCTCTCAAAAGGGAGTAAGGCAGGAAACGTGCCAGACCAGATGTTTCGCGGTTGATCTTGCTTTTTTGTTCTTATTTAAAGAGGCTTATCGCACTTGGTGGCAATCTCAATTTTTACGGCAGACTAAGCATGTCGCCAGGATTTTGGTAACAAATTATGACCACCCTGAGCACTGTCGCGCGACAACAAGCTGCAAATAGCGGCAAGGCTGATTCTGAATACCCAGCAAATTCAAGTCATATCGGTAATTTGCACTGTGATCAGTAAATTGAACGATGCAAGTAAAGAATTTGTGCGTGGTGGTAACAAAATTCACATCACTAGCAAGGCTTGCTTGTCACGGCCTCAGCTTAGGTAAAAAACCGGAAAACCAAGCCTTCGACAGGTGCCGCGGTACTTGTTTTGAGCCGGTCAGGAGTGTTCACTTAAAACGCTTAGCGTACCCGCGCTAAAAGCTCCTCTAACGCGGCGATTACCAGTGATCGCCGCGCTGGTGATGATATCGATCTTGTGTACATCTCGATGCGCTTAAACTTGAAACTTTTTGGGATCTCGATTTCTGGTAGCGCGCGGAAAGCGCGGCTTTTTGCTGGCCGAAAGTAGAAGAAATCCACTAAGGCTTTTTCCGGTGTGGCCATTTGTGCAGGTCCATCACCAAAAGATTCGAAACCACAAAAAAATGGTGGAGCCACCTGATGGACAGCATAGATGCCTACTGGAGTTTTGATAGTTCTGGTCTTGGCAGTTGAGATGACATGGATTGTTGTAGGAATCTGCTCGATCATACCGTGGTGGAAGAGAGCACTCTGAAGCGACAGATAACTCGGCGATGGATCGGTCAAGTATGGGTGCAAAATCCAGGGCGAAATTTGGTTCGGTGTCAGCCACATGCCGCGTTGTAGTCGCGTGAGATGCCCGGTCGCCGCCAGGCGCCCGAGCATCTTGCTGGCCGACGCTGGTGATACGCCCAAGTGTGCGGCGACGTCGTTGGTCTTCAGCACCGGGGTCTCCAGGGTACGAAGTTTAGCAAGTGCTAGATTTAGGTTCATGCTGAGATACTCTGTACCTTGGCGACAACTTGATGCAGCAAAGTTTCCCAAACCTCCCCACTTCCGTAGTAGTCTTGGGCTTCAGCTGTTAAAAACTCGACGACCTGTCCCCTAAATTGATCAAAGTCGACACTTATGGCTGCATCAATAGCCTTTTCAATCAAAGACTTTTGCGCCTTCACAACCAAATTCGGGTTACGGTTAAACAGATGCGCCAGATCAAAAATATCTCTAGCCTGAGTTTCTGGCCGGCCGGCAAGGGCTTCAATCTTTTGCGTGACGGCGTAACTTGCTTTGTAGTGCGAGATAAAGCTGGGAGTAAGCCGATATTCAGCAAGTATCATAGGGTCTACCGACTCAAATACCGTACCTTCGCGATCAATACCGCGCCTTGAAAACTCGATCTTGGTCGGAATATCGAGCCCATGGGCATGTATCATGACCTTCCATCTTTGTACGGTGTCTGTCTGCTTGGGTGCTGAGTGAGCGATGATGTGGATCTTACGCGTAGCCAGGGAATTGCGCAGTGAGTGGCTGCTTAGTATCTTGTCCACACGCTTTTTCAGCGGCTCTCTACCTATAGTTGCCACGTCAAAATCAATGTCTTCAGAGTATCGGTTACTACCCATAAAGAAACGAAGATTGCAGCCACCCTTAAGTACAACGAGCGATTTGTCCTGTGTAGTTAGGAACGACTTGATGAAGAGCAGATGGAACAGCTCAATGTCAGCACGTATGCTCATATCTTATATATTCCATTGAATCGACATATATGTCAATTGGAAGGAATATTAAAAATGCGGCGGTTGATCAGACCATAACTGACCCACTTAATTGTTGGTGTTGCCTCAGAACCCCCAGCATTTACTAATGAATCACTCGACAATCCAGGCAACCTCCGACGCTAGCCTGTAACAGTCCGGGACGATTATCAAAACTTTCATCGACCAACAATTAAGTGGATCAGCTTTATCGTTGAACTAATCCCGCAGGTGAGCGATTGTTTTTGTCAACGGTAGGTTGCAAGCGCCTCCGACTAGCTCTTAGAAGAATTGAGAGGTGACACGATGAAAGGTGATTCCAAAGTCATTGATGCCCTTAACGAGATCCTGACCGGGGAGCTCACGGCCATCAATCAGTACTTTCTCCATGCGCGTATGGCTAAAAACTGGGGCTACGAGCGGATCGCAGCCAAAGTGTGGGCTGAGTCCATCGACGAGATGAAGCACGCCCAGGCTCTGACCGACCGTATTCTCTTCCTTGAGGGCATCCCCAATCTGCAGAAGTTGGGCAAGCTCAACATCGGTGAGACGATTGAGGAGCAGTTTCAGGCTGACCTGGCGCTCGAGTTCCAGGCAATGACCAACCTCAAGGCTGCCATCAAGGTATGCTTTGAAGCCGCCGACCACACTACCAGGGAGCTTTTTGAGCACATCCTGGCTGACGAAGAGGCTCATGTGGACTGGCTCGAGGCTCAACTCGGTCTGATTAAAGACCTGGGTCGCACGGCGTACCTAGGCGAGCAGATCAAAAAGGGCGAGTAAGCCTCACTTTTTGCTCTGGCCTACATCTCCCGCAGCGCCGCCACCGGAGCCACCGTGGCGCTGCCGGGATTTTTGGACCATTTCTTTCAGCTGACAGATGCACGAGCCGCAGTCGCTACCCGCCTGACATGACGACATCACGTCCCGGAGACAGGT of the Deltaproteobacteria bacterium genome contains:
- the bfr gene encoding bacterioferritin, coding for MKGDSKVIDALNEILTGELTAINQYFLHARMAKNWGYERIAAKVWAESIDEMKHAQALTDRILFLEGIPNLQKLGKLNIGETIEEQFQADLALEFQAMTNLKAAIKVCFEAADHTTRELFEHILADEEAHVDWLEAQLGLIKDLGRTAYLGEQIKKGE
- a CDS encoding ATP-binding cassette domain-containing protein yields the protein MIEAIAVTKAFNGNNVLGPVSVGCPRGKTTILLGQSGSGKSTLLRLFMGLIWPTQGHIKIDGVILSPASVQAIRRKIGYVTQDGGLFPHLTARQNILLAARYFKEEPAAEARLPHLLEITKLTADLMDRFPSELSGGQRQRISLIRALVLDAPVILLDEPMGALDPMIRADLQTDLKEAFTMLHKTVVIVTHDLAEAAYLGDQIVMMNDGKILQQGSFADLVKHPTAAYVTDFIAAQRPIPWPT
- a CDS encoding nucleotidyl transferase AbiEii/AbiGii toxin family protein, with the translated sequence MSIRADIELFHLLFIKSFLTTQDKSLVVLKGGCNLRFFMGSNRYSEDIDFDVATIGREPLKKRVDKILSSHSLRNSLATRKIHIIAHSAPKQTDTVQRWKVMIHAHGLDIPTKIEFSRRGIDREGTVFESVDPMILAEYRLTPSFISHYKASYAVTQKIEALAGRPETQARDIFDLAHLFNRNPNLVVKAQKSLIEKAIDAAISVDFDQFRGQVVEFLTAEAQDYYGSGEVWETLLHQVVAKVQSISA